ACCCATCAAGAAGAAAGTTGACACCAAACCCATGCAGAGCTACCTGGTTCCTACACCTCTCGTTGTGGCAAGCAGTTCTCTGTGTTCTGTTCCCAGTACAAAACCAATCACTCCTACAGACAAAGCTGTCTATTCCAAGTCTCAGTTAATGTCTATTAACAACAAACCTGCTCACAAACACAACCAGAAACCTGCTGTTCCACGAGTACCTTTAGAGGTTAATGTTGTGATTCCACCTTCCACAAAACCCAAGGACTACTTGGTCAGGACAGCTGAGGGTGCTTTACCTAGAGGACCCCTGTCCTATGACGCACTGGTTCATTTGCGGAGGAATGCGTCCACAAAGAAGACCCCTTTATGTCCAAAAGTTGATCACACCATACATTTGGACAAGATGGAAGAGCCAAACATTGGAGATTTGCAAAGATCTGACAAATCCCACTCAGAGGTCTCAAGGTCTCCTCCTGCTGTGGCCCCCAAACCCAAACAGATTCCTGCCTACATATCTGTGACAACCCAAAATGGAGGATCCTTAACGCTAGACGTTTCATGCAGTGTCAAGCATCCAACAGATCCCCAGGTGGTGAGACTGGAAGCTTTAAAGAAGCTTGGCCTCCTAAAAGATCAAGAGCAACAGAAGGAGGGGAATATATCAACACCAAACAGATCTGCAAGAGGTCCACCAAATTGTAATCCTTCAAGGAGCCCATCCTTTTGTTCTTCACAAATACCCACAGAACCCAAGAACCGGCTTCTGCAGAGCAGTGTTAGTTTCCATCACCACTCCAGACATGACCAACAGCCTGTGTCAGCATTGCATCATCCTGTTCAATCCAGTGGGTTGAAGTCAGCTGTTCTGGAGCGCTCTGCTAGCTTACAGAACTACACAAACTGCCCTGAACAACAAAACATCTCATCAGCCAAGCCAATACAAGCCACCTCCACAGCTCAGCCTGTATCCCACAATGCCTCAAACTCAGTGGGATATACTGTGATGGTGGTGCCTGGGATGGGAGCTGATCGGAAGGAGGCTCTCAGAAAACTCGGACTGCTAAAGGACTGAAGCCAGCGAACAGCAGGAGTCTGCCTGAGTGAATGCAGTGCTCAGAATGAGCCAAAGGGTACCATCGGCTTCGAGTAATAAGGGAGAATTTGGCACTTTTGGCAAACCAAAgcagaggaggatgaagagaagaaaataatttaaagaCAAATACCAGCACCTACATTTTTGACTGTATTTACCGTATGCTCGCTCATTTAAGGGCAGCCTTTTGTAATTCCAAACAAATCTTCTGCTGTACGTTCCAATACATACTGAAAATATGCCTTGCACCTTTCAAACCCCTAAAGTTCTACACATTTACTGGAAATGGACTGTAAATCTAATCAGACTCACTTATTCAGTTAGAAATAATACCTGATAAGGCCcaatagggaaaaaaaaaattcagcctAAGAGTGCATAAAGGTTGAGCATAAATCAGCAGAATTTGTCATTGATTGTTTCAGATTCACAGATGTGCCTGTAAGACTTGTTGGGTATATTTCTTGGAGCAAAGCCTCAAAGAAGTAGATAATTTTatgctttttattttaacattgaGAAGCAACATTGTTAAAAAATGCTTTGGGTgtttttgcagtgttttctaAACGGCAAAGGCCATTTCCAGTATGTGATCATCAAGATTTTATGTATGTATCAATAGTTCCTTTCCATGACAAGTTCTACTGTATGCACGAGTTACACGGTCTTAAACGAGTTCATTTAACTACGTTTACCGTCTAAAAGTTGGAGATGTTCACACGGATTGAAAAAATAAGATAATGTCTATCTGTAAAATTGTTGTACATTGAAATCTTTATCTTTGCAAAGTCTAAATACAGCATCATATTTTACATCAGCCCAAGCGCCTCGGTACATGCGAAAGTGTTGCCAGCATTTTGAATTTTGCAGCCTTATTCCCAAGACGTTACCATGGATACTCCATGTTGACTGTTTAAAGTGTAATTTGATTAGCTTAAAGTAACCTGCAGGCTCTTTGAGTCTTTGCCTCTGTGCTTCATTCAGCACTCACATTACAGAACAACTATCAGCTCTACTACTCCTCTTACAAGCCActctgttgatgagaaagcccGCTCAGCTGTTCTTTCATGATCCGATTAACTTAAGCACCAACTCTGTGTGAACTTAGCAGAGTAGGGCTTTCATTTCTCTGCTCTCTTGATATCACCGACATGCTATGCCATTGATTATCTCACTGCCATATTTTAACGATTGCTATTAAACAGTGGCTTGAAGCCACTGTATTAGTATGTGGTTACTTATTGCAGGAGATTATCACTTGTTACTAATTACTATACTATCTAGTATGTCTGcacacatgcagaaaaaaataaattgccaCCAGGACATTGCCACAATGAGAAAAACgatacacacacagaaaagttaGGTATAGAATATATTGAGTTTGTCAAACATTTAAGTGATTCATCCACAGGATTCTTTGTCGTTGCACCCAGATCAAATTTAATGATGATTCATTAGAAATTCACATGCATTTGGCTCAGACTTAAATGGTTTACTTCCGTCACATCAGAGCCTACAGAACTGAGTTCATGTGTAACATGAGATAACTCAGTAGTACAGTGACTGCTGCCTAGATAACCTGACCCATGTTACCACAGAGTTCCACATTTGCCAAGACCCGATAAATCTGTCTTACCTTTGTCTGAGATCTTTTTCATTACCAATGTGTTCACATTAGGGTTCAGTTTAAtagatttgttttttggaaaGTAAATGAAAATCAGCTTTTGATGTGGCAGCAAGTGTAGTTTTACATGCTGGGTAAAGAAAGCAagcaactgtaaaaaaaaaaaattataataattatttttaacttttaaaaaaaattattttttacaGAAGCTTAACAAGTTAATTCTTAAGtacagtgcaaaaaaaaaaaaaaaaatcaatggtaGTATCAAACTGTAGGTAGTATTTACTTAAATAAAATGTACAATGTCTACAAAAAACATGTATTATTTTGTATTTActatatacagtcaaatcaatTAAAGtgtacaacattttccaagtcaaaaacCAGCATGTGGCATGAGAGAGTTCATATCCCCTCACTATGGATGTGAGACTTGCTTTTTTTGCGCTTTACCTTTCCATTGGACACTGGGACACATAGAGACTCCAAGCGGAAGGGCCGAGGTAGGAAGGGATCTGAGCTGACTGGGGGGTTAGTGTTGGAACCGCTGACAGAGAGGTGAGCTGCCATGTTAACCAGGGGAGGAGAGTGAACGACTGCAGGGAGAATAACCACATAAGAAGGGGAGCAACAAGAGGGAAATGGTTAATTATATGGTTGTTTGACATATTACTGCTGCAGAAATAATTTTATATGtagatacatacatatatgtgaACGTTTTCCCCCAACCAACTCAGCTCAGTTGTGATAATTAGCTATTATGTCCTTATTATGTGTGTTGTTTCTCGTCTCACCGTGTCCCTTTGCAGCATCACCTCCCAGCAACTGGCTGGCTCTCTTTGACTTGAAGTAGCCGCTGGCGATGTTTTCGCTATCACTTCGGTCCAGCATTTCCTTGTACCTGTCCTCTTCTACCTGCAAATACCACACAGTAGTGAGCCAATGATTGTATTTAAGTGTGGGTGCTTTAATTAAGAAACGATCTCATGAAATGGATACACACACACCTCTTGCTCTCCAGCATCAGGACAAGACCCTTTGCGAGTTAAAAGTTTTGGAGCCACTGctatgagaaagaaataaagtcaGACAATATTTAAAGAAACAATCAACAAACTAAAtacagacaggctttcacagtggTAATCCTTTTTTTGTATGCCAACTTCATAAACCCCACCTGAAGGCAGTGCAGTTTTTTGCACCATCACATCCGGGAGCCTCCAGGTGGCGCTGTCCTCTTCCCAAACCGCTTCTTTCTTCAAGCAGTCCAAGTTGCTGTAGTTGCAGTCTCTCCTCACCAGGGGCACCATACGTTCCAACAGGCTGTTCAGCAGCTGGCCTTCTCTCTCCAGCCGGCGGATGTTCGCTAAATAATCATTCCTCTCCACTTCAAACTCTGCCTGCAGGTCACGGATCTCCAGTTTGGCTGCTTTTAACTATCACAACAGGGTCATGTTGGCTGGATGGTGGAGCATTCATTATTGCATTTATCCAGGATCAGCTGCCTCTTAATCTAAGTTTTGTAGTGTTTTGTACAGAACATCCAGAGCCCAGTCGTTAAATATGTACCTTGTATGTGCTTTGAGATGCAATAAAAGAATCATTTTAAACACCAAATCTGTAAATCCCTGAAGAGGCAGGAGTAGCCCCATTTTTCAGGTTAAGAAAGTTAATTAAATACTTGTAGCATATGTGCAT
The Odontesthes bonariensis isolate fOdoBon6 chromosome 3, fOdoBon6.hap1, whole genome shotgun sequence DNA segment above includes these coding regions:
- the LOC142377506 gene encoding specifically androgen-regulated gene protein; this encodes MPKSDTWPGGTGLETMNEMDSAGSCDSVVSVNSGFSDDSLEHLSAEEKACLMFLEETIESLDTEEDSGLSNDEPDQLPYPGSLATKLVDLSVSMSKSKLNGSQRPASKEPIKKKVDTKPMQSYLVPTPLVVASSSLCSVPSTKPITPTDKAVYSKSQLMSINNKPAHKHNQKPAVPRVPLEVNVVIPPSTKPKDYLVRTAEGALPRGPLSYDALVHLRRNASTKKTPLCPKVDHTIHLDKMEEPNIGDLQRSDKSHSEVSRSPPAVAPKPKQIPAYISVTTQNGGSLTLDVSCSVKHPTDPQVVRLEALKKLGLLKDQEQQKEGNISTPNRSARGPPNCNPSRSPSFCSSQIPTEPKNRLLQSSVSFHHHSRHDQQPVSALHHPVQSSGLKSAVLERSASLQNYTNCPEQQNISSAKPIQATSTAQPVSHNASNSVGYTVMVVPGMGADRKEALRKLGLLKD